One stretch of Micromonospora echinospora DNA includes these proteins:
- a CDS encoding BlaI/MecI/CopY family transcriptional regulator, whose product MTRLGDLERAVMDVLWDAAPAASGGVTVREVADALDGRELAYTTVMTVLDRLAGKGMVQREREGRAWRYRPAATREAYIAQLMLEALDLGGSRDAALVRFARSVTGTEADVLRAALGAEAGATDPATVEDGPTGRIEDPRPGRPALDEATDR is encoded by the coding sequence GTGACTCGGCTGGGGGACCTTGAGCGTGCGGTGATGGACGTGCTGTGGGACGCGGCACCAGCCGCCTCGGGCGGTGTGACGGTGCGCGAGGTCGCCGACGCCCTGGACGGGCGGGAACTCGCTTACACCACCGTGATGACGGTGCTCGACCGGCTCGCCGGCAAGGGCATGGTGCAGCGTGAACGCGAAGGCCGCGCCTGGCGTTACCGCCCCGCCGCCACCCGCGAGGCGTACATCGCCCAGCTCATGCTCGAAGCCCTCGACCTCGGCGGTAGCCGGGACGCCGCGCTCGTACGCTTCGCCCGCTCGGTCACCGGCACGGAGGCGGACGTGCTCCGCGCCGCGCTCGGCGCCGAGGCCGGGGCCACCGACCCCGCGACCGTCGAGGACGGTCCGACCGGCCGGATCGAGGACCCCCGGCCCGGTCGGCCGGCGCTCGACGAGGCGACGGACCGGTAG
- a CDS encoding aldehyde dehydrogenase family protein, whose amino-acid sequence MFEYAPAPESRSVVDIKPSYGLFVDGAFVDPAAGGSFKSVNPASEEVLAEIAEAGEEDVDRAVRAARTAYEKVWGPMPGRDRAKYLFRIARIIQERSRELAVLESLDNGKPIKESRDVDLPLVAAHFFYYAGWADKLEHAGFGASPRPLGVAAQVIPWNFPLLMLAWKIAPALAAGNTVVLKPAETTPLTALLFAEICQQADLPAGVVNIVTGAGDTGRALVEHPGVDKVAFTGSTEVGRAIARAVAGTRKKLTLELGGKAANIVFDDAPIDQAVEGIVNGIFFNQGHVCCAGSRLLVQESVADRVLESLKRRMAQLRVGDPLDKNTDVGAINSAAQLARIRELSDAGSAEGAERWSPPCELPERGFWFAPTIFTGVTQAHRIAREEIFGPVLSVLTFRTPAEAVEKANNTPYGLSAGIWTDKGSRILWLADRLRAGVVWANTFNKFDPTSPFGGYKESGYGREGGRHGLEGYLNV is encoded by the coding sequence AACCCCGCCTCCGAGGAGGTGCTGGCCGAGATCGCCGAGGCCGGCGAGGAGGACGTGGACCGCGCCGTCCGTGCGGCGCGGACCGCGTACGAGAAGGTGTGGGGTCCGATGCCGGGCCGGGACCGGGCCAAGTACCTGTTCCGGATCGCCCGGATCATCCAGGAGCGCTCGCGCGAGCTGGCGGTGCTGGAGTCGCTGGACAACGGCAAGCCGATCAAGGAGTCCCGCGACGTCGACCTGCCGCTGGTCGCCGCGCACTTCTTCTACTACGCGGGCTGGGCGGACAAGCTGGAGCACGCCGGCTTCGGGGCGAGCCCGAGGCCTCTTGGCGTGGCCGCGCAGGTCATCCCGTGGAACTTCCCGCTGCTGATGCTGGCGTGGAAGATCGCCCCGGCACTGGCCGCCGGCAACACAGTGGTGCTCAAGCCGGCCGAGACCACCCCGCTCACCGCGCTGCTGTTCGCCGAGATCTGCCAGCAGGCCGACCTGCCCGCCGGTGTGGTGAACATTGTCACCGGCGCGGGCGACACCGGCCGCGCGCTGGTCGAGCACCCGGGCGTGGACAAGGTCGCGTTCACCGGATCCACCGAGGTCGGCCGCGCCATCGCCCGCGCGGTGGCCGGCACCCGCAAGAAGCTCACGCTGGAGCTGGGCGGCAAGGCCGCGAACATCGTCTTCGACGACGCCCCGATCGACCAGGCCGTCGAGGGGATCGTCAACGGCATCTTCTTCAACCAGGGGCACGTCTGCTGCGCCGGTTCCCGCCTGCTGGTGCAGGAGTCGGTGGCCGACCGGGTGCTGGAGTCACTCAAGCGCCGGATGGCCCAGCTTCGCGTCGGTGACCCGCTGGACAAGAACACCGACGTCGGCGCGATCAACTCGGCCGCGCAGCTCGCCCGCATCCGGGAGCTGTCCGACGCCGGGTCCGCCGAGGGCGCGGAGCGCTGGTCGCCGCCGTGCGAGCTGCCCGAGCGCGGCTTCTGGTTCGCGCCGACCATCTTCACCGGCGTCACCCAGGCGCACCGGATCGCCCGCGAGGAGATCTTCGGCCCGGTGCTGTCCGTGCTCACGTTCCGCACCCCGGCGGAGGCCGTCGAAAAGGCCAACAACACGCCGTACGGGCTGTCGGCCGGGATCTGGACCGACAAGGGCTCCCGGATCCTGTGGCTGGCCGACCGGCTGCGCGCGGGCGTGGTGTGGGCCAACACGTTCAACAAGTTCGACCCGACCTCGCCGTTCGGCGGCTACAAGGAGTCGGGCTACGGTCGCGAGGGCGGCCGGCACGGGCTGGAGGGGTACCTCAATGTCTGA
- a CDS encoding M56 family metallopeptidase — MAYALHFAATILACWLTAQVLAAARWTWRAPRVAILCWQAVGLALGLSAMGLPMALGLDVYDRATGWALVALVSDLAHGTLPAGVGAVHLSLVGVGLGIGAVLLTTTVRSLHGAVRAQRRHRELLHLVARRDPTVPGALVLDHPSAAAYCLPGVRPRVVVSAGTLDLLDPAELAAVLTHERAHAQERHDLVLLPFTALCRALPWFRWVREAHARVALLVEMRADDKARELHADAPLAGALRRFAAAEHRVQPAGTLGLGDRDLDVRVQRLLVADRPPRVLGAMALAVAGTLVSLPFALFLS; from the coding sequence GTGGCGTACGCCCTGCACTTCGCCGCGACCATTCTGGCCTGCTGGCTGACGGCGCAGGTCCTCGCCGCCGCGCGCTGGACGTGGCGCGCGCCCCGGGTGGCGATCCTGTGCTGGCAGGCGGTCGGGCTGGCGCTCGGCCTGTCGGCCATGGGGCTGCCGATGGCGCTGGGCCTCGACGTCTACGACCGGGCGACCGGGTGGGCGCTGGTGGCCCTCGTCAGCGACCTGGCCCACGGCACGCTGCCGGCCGGTGTGGGCGCGGTGCACCTCAGCCTGGTCGGCGTCGGTCTCGGCATCGGCGCGGTGCTGCTCACCACGACGGTACGCAGCCTGCACGGCGCGGTACGCGCCCAGCGCCGGCACCGCGAGCTGCTGCACCTGGTGGCCCGGCGTGACCCGACGGTGCCCGGCGCGCTGGTGCTCGACCATCCGAGCGCTGCCGCGTACTGCCTGCCCGGGGTGCGGCCCCGGGTGGTGGTGAGCGCGGGCACGCTCGACCTGCTCGACCCGGCCGAGCTGGCGGCGGTGCTCACGCACGAGCGGGCGCACGCGCAGGAACGGCACGATCTGGTGCTGCTGCCGTTCACCGCGCTGTGCCGGGCGCTGCCCTGGTTCCGGTGGGTGCGCGAGGCGCACGCGCGGGTGGCGTTGCTGGTCGAGATGCGCGCCGACGACAAGGCCCGGGAGTTGCACGCGGACGCGCCGCTCGCGGGCGCGCTGCGCCGGTTCGCCGCCGCCGAGCACCGGGTCCAACCGGCCGGCACGCTCGGTCTCGGCGACCGCGACCTGGACGTACGGGTGCAGCGGCTGCTCGTCGCGGACCGCCCGCCGCGCGTGCTCGGCGCGATGGCGCTGGCCGTCGCCGGCACGCTCGTCTCCCTGCCGTTCGCCCTGTTCCTGAGCTGA
- a CDS encoding aldehyde dehydrogenase family protein, whose translation MSERVAVRKTYKLFIGGKFPRSESGRSYLVQSANVSLASRKDARDAVVAARAAVKGWAGATAYNRGQILYRVAEMLEGRREQFVALGVPADEVDAAIDRWVWYAGWSDKIAQVYGGANPVAGPYFNLSAPEPTGVAAVVAPETPALLGLVSVIAPAIVTGNTVVVAASPAEPLAAVTLAEVLATSDLPGGVVNILTGRLTETVPTLASHMDVNAIDLTGVADAELAADLEVKAAENLKRVLRPAPADHDWHADPGVTRMTTLLETKTVWHPKGV comes from the coding sequence ATGTCTGAGCGGGTCGCGGTACGCAAGACGTACAAGCTCTTCATCGGCGGGAAGTTCCCGCGCAGCGAGTCGGGACGGTCGTATCTCGTGCAATCGGCGAACGTGTCTCTTGCCTCCCGGAAGGACGCGCGGGACGCGGTAGTGGCCGCCCGCGCCGCGGTGAAGGGCTGGGCCGGGGCGACCGCGTACAACAGGGGTCAGATCCTCTACCGGGTCGCCGAGATGCTGGAGGGCCGCCGCGAGCAGTTCGTCGCCCTGGGCGTCCCGGCCGACGAGGTGGACGCGGCGATCGACCGCTGGGTCTGGTACGCGGGCTGGTCCGACAAGATCGCCCAGGTGTACGGCGGCGCGAACCCGGTGGCCGGCCCGTACTTCAACCTGTCCGCGCCGGAGCCCACGGGCGTGGCGGCGGTGGTGGCCCCCGAGACGCCGGCGCTGCTCGGCCTGGTGAGCGTGATCGCCCCGGCGATCGTCACCGGCAACACGGTGGTGGTGGCCGCCTCCCCGGCCGAGCCGCTGGCGGCGGTGACGCTGGCAGAGGTGCTCGCCACCTCCGACCTGCCCGGCGGGGTGGTCAACATCCTCACCGGCCGGCTGACCGAGACCGTGCCGACGCTCGCCTCGCACATGGACGTCAACGCCATCGACCTGACCGGCGTCGCCGACGCCGAGCTGGCCGCCGACCTGGAGGTCAAGGCCGCGGAGAACCTCAAGCGGGTGCTGCGGCCGGCCCCGGCCGACCACGACTGGCATGCCGACCCCGGCGTCACCCGGATGACCACGCTGCTGGAGACCAAGACGGTCTGGCACCCCAAGGGCGTCTGA